In Diorhabda carinulata isolate Delta chromosome 6, icDioCari1.1, whole genome shotgun sequence, a single genomic region encodes these proteins:
- the LOC130895575 gene encoding uncharacterized protein LOC130895575, which translates to MDNIYDNDSMEGTSSNVIYITEEFRVEWNHEATKELLKVYDEKYDMLDSGIITTQKKLWELVAKDMNKKDFFYTGAQCENKWKTLKRNYKNKLLKMDKTGSCKRQCPFEREIVEILSKRPHESMFNRSYNYSKHFSKVKDESSDEATKESPSNHPKQDIKEETFVDELIQNPDYVIEETATSSQVAEELAELRKSVMKQNKINAELVRQSNEFQYKIVQHLDAATQRECQNLELKETRMEQQNEIIKQMKIQNNLLQKLLEKMG; encoded by the exons ATGGATAATATCTACGATAATGATTCGATGGAAGGAACAAGTTCCAATGTAATTTATATAACAG AGGAGTTTAGAGTCGAATGGAATCATGAGGCGACGAAGGAGTTGTTGAAAGTTTACGACGAAAAATATGATATGCTGGATTCGGGAATTATAACAACGcagaaaaaattatgggaaCTAGTAGCCAAAGATATGAATAAGAAGGATTTTTTTTACACGGGAGCACAGTgtgaaaataaatggaaaacattaaaacgaaattataagaataaattattaaaaatggatAAGACTGGTTCTTGTAAACGACAGTGTCCTTTTGAAAG GGAAATAGTGGAAATTTTGAGTAAAAGACCGCATGAAAGTATGTTTAATAGATCTTATAATTATTCGAAACATTTTTCTAAAGTTAAAGATGAATCGTCGGATGAGGCAACTAAAGAATCTCCCAG taatcACCCGAAGCAGGATATCAAAGAAGAAACTTTCGTCGACGAATTGATTCAGAATCCCGATTACGTCATTGAAGAAACTGCGACGTCTTCCCAAGTTGCCGAGGAGTTAGCGGAACTGCGGAAATCCGTCATGaagcaaaataaaatcaatgcCGAACTCGTGAGACAGTCCAACGAGTTCCAATACAAGATTGTGCAGCACTTGGACGCAGCTACGCAAAGGGAATGTCAGAATTTGGAATTGAAGGAAACTCGAATGGAACAACAGAACGAAATCATAAAGCAGATGAAGATACAGAATAATTTGTTGCAGAAATTGTTGGAGAAGATGGgatga
- the LOC130895568 gene encoding recQ-mediated genome instability protein 1-like, with product MDEVTNLEIFFKSHQVHLSRIWLESCINWCKEENLPPNYSINQLQVNVFEQWLLLDLRDLEVPCLPPNLSSKEKFLLPENYTLQLMQIVDISKPKFWQLQRIRSSIPKNHEQEFENTKRVLQLTLTDGVQDVEAMEYKPIKCLNINLSPGIKIRLMGPIQIRRGRLLLEEQQVKVLGGEVDSLLISNATENVLAKFLNQPLNPKPTIIQESLLIDNANETGDATTNRSNVVNFASSTPKVNNENLDDFEDDFKIDEEIEMLIEVERELEQSESNRKKTPDMFDDTDLDFENIDIPNPPIPTTSNISFRNNSTGVISISDSAEEENSIELIKTSKQNIPNTPKPSLPVIWSIEKLLKTMSNISNGKFKIRGKFKEVKEKMCVLDDDFHLVVEVEDSTGSIPVKFHGSVVSELNGYTAEEFMQLKDEWGKGNSEAKSKALQALERLKNRLTELDNVLEVSIKSNENFPILLKIL from the exons atggATGAAGttacaaatttagaaattttttttaaatcgcaTCAAGTGCATCTTTCTCGTATATGGTTAGAAAGTTGCATAAATTGGTGTAAAGAGGAAAATTTACCACCAAATTACAGTATAAATCAATTACAAGTTAACGTTTTCGAACAATGGTTATTACTAGATTTAAGAGATTTAGAAGTACCGTGTCTTCCACCGAATTTATCGTCTaaagaaaaattcttattaCCAGAAAATTACACGCTTCAATTAATGCAAATAGTCGATATTTCCAAACCGAAATTTTGGCAATTGCAAAGAATTAGAAGCAGTATTCCAAAAAATCACGAACAGGAATTCGAAAATACGAAAAGAGTTTTACAATTAACCTTAACAGATGGGGTACAAGACGTAGAAGCGATGGAATACAAACCTATAAAGtgtttaaatataaatcttTCACCAG GTATCAAAATAAGATTAATGGGGCCCATACAAATAAGAAGAGGTCGATTATTGCTGGAAGAGCAACAAGTTAAGGTACTAGGGGGCGAAGTAGACAGTCTGCTCATTTCAAACGCTACAGAAAACGTCTTAgcgaaatttttaaatcaaccCTTAAATCCTAAACCCACAATAATTCAAGAAAGTCTTTTAATTGATAACGCCAATGAAACAGGAGATGCAACGACAAATCGATCGAATGTAGTGAATTTTGCTAGTAGTACCCCGAAAGTGAACAATGAAAATCTGGACGATTTTGAGgatgattttaaaatagatgaagaaatcGAAATGCTCATCGAAGTTGAAAGAGAATTGGAACAATCCGAatcgaatagaaaaaaaactccGGATATGTTCGATGATACCGAtctagattttgaaaatattgatatccCCAATCCCCCCATACCGACAACTAGCAATATAAGTTTTAGAAACAATTCTACAGGGGTCATCAGTATATCTGATAGTGCTGAAGAAGAAAACTCAATTGAACTCATAAAAACAAG TAAACAGAACATCCCCAACACTCCAAAGCCTTCTCTTCCCGTAATATGGTCGATAGAGAAGCTTTTGAAAACCATGTCAAATATATCtaatggaaaattcaaaattagagGGAAATTTaaagaagtaaaagaaaaaatgtgcGTGTTAGACGACGATTTTCATTTGGTGGTCGAAGTGGAAGATTCTACTGGGTCTATACCTGTTAAATTCCACGGTAGTGTCGTTTCCGAATTGAACGGGTATACGGCCGAAGAGTTTATGCAGTTGAAGGATGAATGGGGGAAAGGTAACTCGGAAGCCAAGTCCAAAGCTTTACAG GCATTAGAGAGATTAAAGAACCGTTTAACTGAATTGGATAACGTACTTGAAGTGTCTATTAAATCCAATGAAAATTTTCCGATTCTACTAAAAATACTGTGA
- the LOC130895571 gene encoding BRISC and BRCA1-A complex member 2-like, giving the protein MVEIFSNNDHILSNFPICLRKTVEELCLRSKISFRSIDLTDITINSIRSNNRDALDNFHFILNVPYAGKNLKWEIIFDPENFDFAPDFDFNDDEFLSYFDIDTITDNVPSWKNWNLKNPNALSQVLSEFLCLYKQHQVRKLHLENIYSRYSDEYKVLIDDKNGIDEENIEVIVDGGSIHFLIRINVDCSSLPEYVQPIIYKGNNLSEHTLYNQGDDFAHLKVSVSKLDGSRSNYSIQLSPRLEQVIGNFKLSFADVPKDGTLTELVSRVSKTLESHLEQIVDHHKMKKIYITHLAAVCFENIIEYDSQYFSKAAFLQNVDDYNCLVTITIGTKFPLEKPSVSLSSIYCSEAKSCSKLLDTYPYNPEFKPEVNIEYLLEYLQDVIQDFQNHKH; this is encoded by the exons atggttgaaatatttagtaataaCGATCATATATTGAGTAACTTTCCTATTTGTCTTCGAAAAACCGTAGAGGAATTATGTTTAAGGAGTAAAATAA GTTTCCGTTCTATCGATTTAACAGATATAACGATTAATAGTATCAGATCTAATAATAGAGACGCtttagataattttcattttatattaaacgTTCCTTACGccggaaaaaatttaaaatgggAAATAATATTTGACCCCGAAAATTTTGACTTCGCGCCAGATTTCGATTTCAACGACGACGAATTTCTGAGTTATTTCGATATCGACACGATCACCGACAACGTTCCCAGttggaaaaattggaatttGAAAAATCCCAACGCCCTTTCTCAAGTTTTAAGTGAATTTCTTTGTTTATACAAACAACATCAG GTACGAAAAttgcatttagaaaatatttattctcgTTATTCCGACGAATACAAAGTTCTTATCGATGATAAAAATGGTATCGATGAAGAAAATATCGAAGTTATCGTCGACGGGGGctcaatacattttttgatacgTATAAACGTCGATTGTTCGTCTTTACCCGAATACGTTCAACCAAT TATTTACAAAGGGAATAACCTTTCCGAACACACTCTGTATAATCAAGGCGACGATTTCGCTCATTTGAAAGTATCCGTATCGAAATTGGACGGTTCCAGATCAAATTATTCCATTCAACTTTCTCCGAGACTTGAACAAGTTATAGGAAACTTCAAACTATCATTTGCTGACGTTCCAAAAGATGGTACGCTGACCGAACTCGTATCTCGCGTATCCAAGACGCTGGAAAGTCATTTGGAACAAATTGTAGATCaccacaaaatgaaaaaaatctacataaCGCACCTGGCGGCGGtttgtttcgaaaatattattgaatatgatAGTCAGTATTTTTCTAAGGCGGCGTTTCTACAAAACGTCGATGATTATAATTGTTTGGTAACAATTACTATCg GGACTAAATTTCCCTTAGAGAAACCTTCAGTGTCGTTATCTTCAATATATTGTTCCGAAGCTAAATCTTGTAGTAAACTTCTTGATACCTACCCGTATAATCCCGAATTCAAACCAGAAGTTAATATAGAATATTTGTTGGAATATCTGCAAGACGTCATACAAGATTTTCAAAATCACAAAcattaa